A genome region from Phoenix dactylifera cultivar Barhee BC4 chromosome 18, palm_55x_up_171113_PBpolish2nd_filt_p, whole genome shotgun sequence includes the following:
- the LOC103698500 gene encoding FT-interacting protein 3-like, with protein sequence MSNYKLGVEVISAHDLMPKDGQGSASPCVELHFDGQKFRTTIKEKDLNPVWNERFYFNISDPASLHDLGLEAFVYNINKATHSKSFLGRVQIAGTSFVPFPDAVVLHYPLEKRGIFSRVKGELGLKVFLTDDPSVKPSNPLPAVDPFPNNPPPSQMHQMPAQVLNPNPNPPPGQKSESRHTFHSIPKEDHQHHAAAPVSEPVRYVAEQMKPEPPPPRIVRMYSSASSQQPVDYALKETNPFLGGGQIVGGRVIRAEKPASTYDLVEQMQYLFVRVVKARDLPAMDVSGSLDPYVEVRVGNYRGITKHFEKKQNPEWNEVFAFSQDRMQSSVVEVVVKDKDLVKDDFVGLIRFDLNDVPTRVPPDSPLAPEWYRLEDKKGDKRKGELMLAVWIGTQADEAFPDAWHSDAAAPIDASAVSSHLRSKVYHGPRLWYVRVNIIEAQDIIVADRTRFPDVYVKVRIGNQFLRTKVVQARTFNPLWNEDLMFVAAEPFEDHLILSVEDRVGPNKDEVIGRVIIPLGSIEKRADDRMIHSRWFSLEKPVAVDVDQMKKEKFSSRIHLRVCLDGGYHVLDESTHYSSDLRPTAKQLWKPSIGLLELGILNAEGLHPMKTRDGKGTSDTYCVAKYGQKWVRTRTIIDSLSPKYNEQYTWEVYDPATVLTVGVFDNCQLGGEKGPDGNKDAKIGKVRIRLSTLETGRVYTHSYPLLILHPSGVKKMGELHLAIRFSSTAFINMMYTYSRPLLPKMHYIRPLTVMQLDMLRHQAVQIVAARMSRMEPPLRKEVVEYMSDVDSHLWSMRRSKANFFRLMSVFSGLFAAGKWFRDVCAWKNPITTVLVHILFIMLVCFPELILPTVFLYMFLIGVWNYRYRPRYPPHMNTKISHAEAVHPDELDEEFDTFPTSRSAELVRMRYDRLRSVAGRIQTVVGDVASQGERIQALLSWRDPRATAIFVLFCLIAALVLYVTPFQVLAAVAGFYVMRHPRFRHRMPSAPLNFFRRLPARTDSML encoded by the coding sequence ATGAGCAATTATAAGCTGGGTGTGGAAGTTATAAGTGCCCATGACCTCATGCCCAAGGATGGGCAGGGTTCTGCTAGCCCCTGTGTTGAGCTTCATTTTGATGGCCAGAAGTTCCGTACCACCATCAAGGAAAAAGACCTCAACCCTGTCTGGAATGAGCGGTTCTACTTCAACATTTCTGATCCTGCTTCTCTCCATGATCTTGGGCTCGAAGCTTTTGTGTACAACATCAACAAAGCCACGCATTCCAAGTCCTTCCTTGGCAGAGTCCAGATTGCTGGGACCTCTTTTGTGCCCTTCCCTGATGCTGTAGTCCTGCACTATCCATTGGAAAAACGTGGAATATTTTCACGTGTGAAAGGAGAGCTTGGCCTCAAAGTGTTCCTTACTGATGACCCCTCTGTAAAACCTTCCAACCCACTTCCAGCTGTCGATCCTTTCCCAAATAATCCTCCTCCAAGTCAAATGCATCAGATGCCTGCCCAAGTCCTAAATCCAAACCCAAATCCACCTCCAGGACAGAAGTCTGAGTCAAGGCACACCTTTCACAGTATCCCGAAAGAGGACCACCAGCACCATGCTGCAGCTCCAGTTAGTGAGCCAGTAAGGTATGTGGCTGAGCAGATGAAAcctgagcccccacccccgagaaTTGTCAGGATGTACTCATCAGCATCATCGCAGCAACCAGTGGACTATGCACTCAAAGAAACAAACCCTTTCCTTGGCGGGGGACAGATTGTTGGCGGCAGGGTCATCCGTGCAGAGAAGCCAGCTAGTACGTATGATCTTGTGGAGCAAATGCAGTACCTCTTTGTGCGTGTGGTCAAGGCACGAGACTTACCAGCCATGGATGTTAGTGGGAGTCTTGATCCTTATGTTGAGGTGAGAGTTGGGAACTACAGAGGGATCACGAAGCACTTTGAGAAGAAGCAGAACCCAGAATGGAATGAAGTGTTTGCTTTCTCCCAAGATCGGATGCAGTCATCAGTTGTTGAAGTTGTAGTCAAAGACAAAGATCTTgttaaggatgattttgttggaCTCATACGCTTCGATTTAAATGATGTCCCAACACGTGTCCCGCCAGACAGCCCACTGGCTCCAGAGTGGTACCGGCTTGAGGACAAAAAGGGTGATAAGAGAAAGGGTGAATTGATGCTTGCAGTTTGGATCGGCACCCAAGCTGATGAGGCATTTCCTGATGCATGGCACTCAGATGCAGCAGCGCCTATTGATGCCTCTGCTGTTAGCTCTCACCTACGGTCGAAGGTCTACCATGGACCCAGGCTGTGGTATGTGCGTGTCAATATTATCGAGGCCCAAGATATTATTGTAGCTGACAGAACTCGCTTCCCAGATGTATATGTGAAGGTACGAATAGGAAACCAGTTTTTGAGGACGAAGGTAGTTCAAGCACGGACATTCAACCCTCTTTGGAATGAAGACCTCATGTTTGTGGCAGCTGAACCATTTGAGGACCACCTCATCCTGTCCGTGGAAGACCGAGTGGGGCCGAACAAAGATGAAGTGATTGGCCGTGTTATAATACCATTGGGATCTATAGAGAAACGAGCTGATGATAGGATGATCCACAGTCGGTGGTTCAGCCTTGAAAAGCCAGTTGCAGTTGATGTGGACcagatgaagaaggagaagttttCTAGCCGGATTCATCTCCGTGTTTGTCTGGATGGAGGTTATCATGTGCTTGATGAGTCTACCCACTACAGTAGTGACCTGAGACCAACAGCAAAGCAGCTATGGAAGCCATCAATTGGGTTGCTTGAGCTTGGCATCCTTAATGCTGAGGGGCTTCATCCTATGAAAACACGAGATGGGAAGGGCACATCAGATACATACTGTGTAGCCAAATATGGTCAGAAGTGGGTACGTACTCGCACCATCATCGACAGCTTGAGCCCAAAATACAATGAGCAATACACATGGGAAGTCTATGATCCAGCAACAGTTCTTACAGTTGGTGTGTTCGACAATTGCCAGCTTGGTGGTGAGAAGGGTCCTGACGGTAATAAAGATGCTAAGATTGGCAAGGTTCGCATTCGTCTATCCACCCTCGAAACAGGACGTGTGTACACCCACTCGTATCCGCTTCTCATTCTGCACCCTTCAGGCGTCAAGAAGATGGGCGAACTCCACCTTGCAATACGTTTCTCATCCACAGCATTCATCAATATGATGTATACTTACTCAAGGCCTCTGCTACCAAAAATGCACTACATACGCCCGCTAACTGTGATGCAGCTCGATATGCTACGCCACCAAGCAGTGCAGATCGTGGCTGCACGAATGAGCAGAATGGAGCCACCCCTTAGAAAGGAAGTTGTGGAGTACATGTCAGATGTTGATTCTCACTTATGGAGCATGCGCCGAAGCAAAGCAAATTTCTTCCGGCTCATGTCGGTCTTCTCAGGCTTGTTTGCAGcgggcaaatggttcagagaTGTGTGTGCATGGAAGAACCCTATCACGACCGTATTGGTGCACATTCTGTTCATAATGCTTGTGTGCTTCCCAGAGCTTATACTTCCTACCGTATTTTTGTATATGTTTCTGATAGGGGTGTGGAACTATCGGTATCGTCCACGTTATCCTCCACATATGAACACAAAGATCTCTCATGCGGAGGCTGTGCACCCAGATGAGCTTGACGAGGAGTTTGATACATTTCCTACCAGCCGAAGTGCGGAGCTCGTGCGGATGAGGTATGATAGACTGAGGAGTGTTGCAGGGAGGATACAAACTGTGGTGGGCGATGTGGCGTCTCAAGGGGAGCGTATCCAGGCGCTGCTCAGCTGGAGGGACCCGCGGGCCACTGCAATCTTTGTGTTATTCTGCCTGATAGCAGCACTGGTGCTGTACGTGACACCATTTCAGGTACTTGCTGCCGTGGCAGGCTTCTATGTCATGAGGCATCCAAGGTTCCGGCACAGGATGCCATCTGCACCACTAAACTTCTTCCGGCGTCTCCCAGCAAGGACGGATAGTATGCTGTAA
- the LOC103698509 gene encoding AT-hook motif nuclear-localized protein 9-like — translation MDGRDAISMSGPSPYYIQHRGIGGNSTGPQTGLHGPPPGIRSMTNPSSSLSSLQHPGMSIGSGFQVETPSSISPHGANVGGTGAAGGGPGEPVKKKKRGRPRKYGPDGTMALALSPLSSTPTVSGSGLVPGAASGSGSGSGSAAQMQKRGRGRPPGTGTKQQLASLGEWIVSSAGMGFTPHIITIPIGEDIATKIMSFSQQGPRAVCILSANGSVSTVTLRQPSSSGGTVTYEGRFEILCLSGSYLLTDNGGSRSRSGGLSISLSSPDGRVIGGGVGGLLRAASPVQVIVGSFIYGGSKTKNKTKTGQESGHESEHPVGDKLQSITTSAVFNQNLAPPSVMGGWTGSRQMDVRNTHIDIDLTRG, via the exons ATGGACGGGAGGGATGCCATATCGATGTCTGGTCCATCTCCATACTACATCCAACACAGAGGTATCGGTGGGAATAGTACTGGACCGCAGACAGGGCTACATGGACCACCTCCCGGCATCCGCTCGATGACTAACCCCAGCTCGAGCTTATCTTCGTTACAGCACCCTGGAATGTCTATTGGATCAGGGTTTCAGGTGGAGACTCCATCTTCCATTTCGCCGCATGGTGCCAATGTGGGTGGGACTGGGGCAGCCGGAGGGGGTCCAGGAGAACCtgtcaagaagaagaagaggggaaggccACGGAAGTATGGGCCAGACGGGACAATGGCGTTAGCTCTTTCGCCATTGTCCTCAACTCCTACTGTGTCGGGGTCAGGTTTAGTGCCTGGTGCAGCATCGGGGTCAGGGTCAGGATCAGGGTCGGCTGCTCAAATGCAAAAACGGGGTAGAGGGCGGCCACCTGGAACCGGGACAAAGCAGCAGTTGGCTTCTCTTG GGGAATGGATTGTCAGCTCCGCTGGAATGGGTTTTACTCCACATATTATCACAATTCCAATAGGGGAG GATATTGCAACAAAGATAATGTCATTTTCTCAACAGGGCCCACGGGCTGTGTGCATACTCTCAGCAAATGGTTCAGTTTCCACAGTGACCCTTCGTCAGCCTTCAAGTTCTGGTGGCACAGTCACTTATGAG GGTCGTTTTGAAATACTATGCTTGTCTGGCTCTTACTTGCTGACTGATAATGGGGGGTCACGTAGCAGAAGCGGGGGCCTAAGCATTTCCCTCTCCAGTCCTGACGGTCGAGTTATTGGTGGTGGTGTTGGTGGGTTGCTCAGGGCTGCAAGCCCTGTCCAG GTGATAGTTGGAAGTTTTATTTATGGTGGCTCAAAAACAAAGAACAAAACAAAAACTGGTCAGGAATCAGGCCACGAGTCCGAACATCCAGTGGGTGATAAACTACAGAGTATAACAACCAGTGCTGTGTTTAATCAAAATTTGGCCCCTCCTTCAGTGATGGGTGGTTGGACTGGTTCAAGGCAAATGGACGTGAGGAACACCCACATTGATATTGATTTGACTCGTGGGTAG